The genomic DNA AGGTTCTTCGCATGGATCGAGAACTTCAGAAAACTAACAGTAAGATATGAAAGACTCTCAGAAACATTCTCGGCATTAATCCACATCGCCTGCATCATGATACTATGGAGAGTATTGAGATAGGTTCATATGCAGTCAGTATTACTGGCGGCAAGATTTTTATTACGTAACCATCTCTAAACTAGGGATGAAGAAGACGGTCGCGAAACCTCTAGGGGTTAAGATATGAGCATAAGCATGGCGCTCTTCCCCCTGCTCGCCCTCGCCCTCGGATTGAAACACGCGTACGACGCGGATCATCTTGTCGCCGTATCAAACTTCCTCACAAGAAGCAGCGGGCTCCGTGACACCTCCAGGATGACGCTCAGCTGGGCTATCGGGCACATGGCGACCGCCGCAATCATTACAACTGTTCTCTTCGTTCTCGCTTCACAAGCTGAGCAAGTAACTGGTCTTCTAAGTGTGTTCGAGCTCGGTGTAGCGATTATGCTGATAGCTATAGGGGTGGTTGCTGTTCTTATGGAGGTCCCGCTGTTTCATAGTCACCTGCATACCCATCCGGATGGCACCGTGCATTCGCACAGTCACAGACATCGTTTCGGAAGGCTCGGCGGCTTTGCCCGAAGAACGCATCTTCACCACTCGCTTTTCGGCATAGGCATTATACACGGCTTGGCTAGCAATGATGAGCTGCTGCTTCTTTTCGTAGCCGGGCTGGGCGTTGGCTCTCTTGAGCTTCTGCTCGGCGGCGTAGCTGTCTTCACAATCGGGGTTATGCTCGGAATGATGCTCTTCGGCTTCGCAGTAACTTCACTGTACCGGCATAAGCTCCAAAGGGTGCGCATGATGTTTAATCTAACTATAGCACTGCTAAGCATTGCTTACGGAGGGCTTCTACTCATCGGCCTAGATGGTTTCAATGTTATGGCTCTTCTCTTCGGCCAATAAGCTAGCGGCCAATTTTTTAGGCTAACCCGTTTCTTTCGGAGGGCTACTCGAGTTTGCTTTCTTGGGGTGTTGGTGGTTGCGTGGCCGCGGGTGGTTGTACGACCTTGATTTTTCCGTTGTTGCTGTCGTATCGAAGGAGTAGCGCGTATCGTCCCCACTCTACGAGCCAGCGGAAGGTAGATTCAGCTTCTAAGTCGGGCATCTCGCGTCGGAGAAAGTCGATCACATCATCTTTAGTTGTCTCGGCGTCTTCATGGTGTTTGATGAATACGATGACCGATTTGAAGACGGGCGTCTTGGATAGAATTCTGTTCAGCATTCTTTTGCGTCCACTTGAACCTCTTGAAAGGAACCTTTTTCCCTCGTCTGTAAGTATCAAGTCCCCTAAGTCGACCTTCAGGAATCCTAGAAGATCAGCGGCGTCAACAGCTGGAAGCAGATCATCTAGCTCTAGAAGCAAATCATCAGCAACTTTTGCGGCGTCCACTCGGCCGTTAAAATCTTCCAAGACTTCTAGAAGCCCGATCATCTGGCTCATGTGAGCACTTGACAATGAATGCAACTATCTATCTTCCATCCCTATCAATTATTCTGACTTTATTTACCCGGTTCAAAATAACTCTTCCTCTCCATTAAACATGTTAAGTTATCATTCCCGTGATCTCGTCAACGATCTTGTAGAGCTCAGGGCTCCTCGGGTTTCTGGGACGTGGAAGCTCGACGTGAACTTCCTTGATGATAGTTCCGGGTCTGTGTGTTAACACTACGATTCGATCAGCCATATAGACCGCCTCCTCGACATTGTGAGTCACCATCACCACAGATCCTGGAGCGACCTCGGGGTTTATCCAGAGATCCAGTACCTCCTCTCTCAGATGCGTAGCAGTTAGCGGATCAAGTGAAGAGAACGGCTCATCCATCAGAAGTACCTCAGGATCAGAGACCAGCGCCCGTGCTAGGCCGACACGTTGCCTCATACCTCCAGATAACTCCCGTGGATACGCCTCCTCAAAGCCTTCCAGCCCCATTATCTCCACAAGCTTGAGGGATCTCTTCCTTTTCATATCGTCAGAAATTTTTCCCTGCAACCCGATCTCAATGTTCTGCAGTACAGTTAGCCAAGGGAAGAGCGCGAAGGTTTGGAACACCATCGCCATCCCCTCAACCACGCCTTTAACCGGCTTCCCACGGTAGTACACTTCACCGTCTGTAGGTGTGGTGAGCCCCATCATTATTCGGAGAAGCGTAGATTTACCGCAGCCGGAGGGACCTACGATCGATACAAACTCATGTCCTTCAACGGAGAGGTTGATGTGCTCCAGTACAGCGTTCGGTCTCGCCGTGCCGCTGCCGAAGGCCTTTGTAACATTTCGAAGCTCAATAACAAGGGCCAAGCATCAACTCATCTCAATCAATAGTCTATTCGGTACCGTGACAAGACAACGCGGTAAAGCCGTCTCCAGAACAATCGGTTCAATACTACTATCGTTATGGACATGACGATGATGGCGATCATTAACAGGCTGATGCTTCCCTGCTCGTATGCTGCTTTGTCCAGCAACGCGCCTATTCCAAGAACCGACTTTGATTCTCCTGCGAAGCTCACATACTCCGAAACGACTAGCGCGTTCCATCCTCCGCCCCAAGCTGTAATGCTCCCGGTTACGAACGAGGGCAACATTGCTGGTAGCAGAAGTTGACGCCACCTCCCCCACGACTTTAACCGATATGTCTGTGACGCCTCTATAAGATCTGATGGAACTGACCTTGCCCCCCCTATCAGGTTGAAGAGAAGATACCACTGCATACCGGTCATCGTAAGAATAATCGATGTTAGCTGAAGCCCACCGGGCAGATTCATAGTCGCCAAGATAATTATCGGGAACAGCGCCGTAGCGGGAAGCGCGGCGAAAACCTGCAAAGCGAACATTGACGCTCCGAATCCTCTTCCACCACCAGCCAGCTTCACCGCGAGCGGAAGGGTCCAAGCGACGCTTAAAAAGTACGCCAGAAGAAGACGAAGCAGCGACCAACCCAACGCAGCCGGAAGCATGTTGACCTCAGCAAGAAACGCTGGGCTCTCCCACTCCTTAGCCAACATCGACAATGACGACGGGAAACCCATTAACGTGGGCGCCATCACAATGAGCAACCCAGAGATCGCTACAAGAACAAGCAAAACAACGATCAACCTAGCATATCGCTCCACTGCTCCCAGTGGCTTGACGACCTCTCGCACCTCCTTCACAATCGGTTCTAGACGCGCGGTAGGCATCAGCTGCTTTGCGGCCCTAGGTGCAGATGGTATGCTCAAACGGCCCTTCAGCCAAGCGAAACCGGATGTGTGGAAGAGTATGTGGCGCGATGCCCGCTCAGAGGATACAGCCTCGTAGCGGAACCGTTCTGCGTACGCTCGTAGAGGACGCCAGAGCACAATATCCGTGAGCAGGACTGCAAGTACCAACATAGCTAATCCCAGAACTGTTTCAGTGTAGTTGCCCGCATACGTGGCTTCTGCTAGGTATCTTCCGATTCCTGGCAGCTTATACTGTTTCGAGCCTAGAACAATTATCTCAGCCGCAACTAGAAAGTACCATCCTCCAGCCCATGACATCATTCCGTTGTAGACCAGCTTAGGCACACAGGCTGGCAGATACAGTTTCCTGAGCTTAGCAAGTCCTTTTAGACGAAGTGCGCCTGACGCCTCCTCCAGCTCAATCGGGATAGCAGACACTGACTCATAGGTTGCGAAGGCAAGGTTCCAAGCTTGGCTAGTAAAGATGAGGAAAATAGCCGCGATCTCGACACCGATCCACGTCTCATGGAAGAAGGTGATAAAGAAGAAGATCGCTGCTGGAAAGAAACCTAGGATCGGAACAGATTGCAGTATATCTAGAACCGGTGTCAAGAACCGCTCTCCCCTCCGGCTGCGCGCTGCAGATATTCCGTAAGGAATGGCGAAGGCGTAAGCGAGAAGGAGCGCAATAAACATCCTGATGAGTGAAAAGGATGTTTGTACTAGAAGGCTTCCGAGATCTGGTAAAGGTATCGCGGTACGCCGCCTCCATCAGGCCGATTATCCAACAGATATTTAGGCTGTCTTTCGACCTTGCTTTTACGCTTTACCTTCAGTTATTTTCTTCTTATCCTGCTCATATCCGGAGTCAGGCCGAACCATTCCACAGTGTAGCCTAACGCGTCTAGGATTTGTTGCGGATTATCCAGTCCCTCCGCCTCGATTATGCCTGCTGTTTCTGTGAATGTTGCTTCTCCTAGTTTGCTGATTTTGTCCGCGAGCTCCTTGAATTTAGCTTCAGAGATGAAGTAATCTCCGACTCTACGGTAACCTTCGGGTTTGAAGTTCTCCGCGAACTGTCTAGCTGCATCAACGGTGACAGCTTGTTCTTTCGCTATCTCCTCCAAACTTACGATATCGCCCTTCAGCTTTAGATCTCCTCTACTCTTCAGAAGCTCCGATTCACCCTCGGATATCTCCTCTTCACGCATATGGAGGTGGTCGAGTATAGGCTTCACTGGGACATCTTTAGCGTAGTAAATTACTGGGCCCTTCATTCTTCTCAGCTTGGAGCAAGCTAAGTTCTCATCAACTGCCGCGAGCATATCGACGTTTACAAGCGAGTTTAGCTTACTGATTTTCCGCTCTAGATACTCTTGCGTCCAGAAGCCGACAACTTCTAAATAGACTTTGACACCGTGTTTCTCAAAGCCAAAGTCAGGTATGAGGACGTGTCCACCGGCTGGCAGCGGCTCCGGCTCTCTCTTGATAGTCCAACCGGAGTTGAGTGCTTCGAACTTCTTAGCGAACCTCTCTTCAACTGTGCTGTCATAAAGCCGTGCTGGAGGCGCCTCTTCACGTTCCACATCACTGACGATGTTCTTTACGTCGTCGCTTCGCAGTTCGAAGAGGTATATTCTGTTTCTGTCTCTGCCGAGTATCTCGGCCTTTATTCTCCATGATTCTGAAGCCACTATTTCTGGTAGGAGCTTAGCTAAGAGTGTCCCGTATCTGTCTGTCATTTTGAACAGGGACATCGGCCCATCCACCGAGATCCTGTAACTGTGGTCGCCGCCGCCCTTCTCCTCTTCAACCGAATACATTAGGCCTAGATGTTTGATGCTGCGGAAGATTCTTTTCCAGTTGTCAGATGCTGTGAACTCCATTCTCAGGCATTTGAAGAGAAGCGTCTGAGTTATCGCCAAATTATAGTATCGGATGAGCGTCTCAGCTGGTAAAGGATCGAATCTTCGCAGAATAAGCTCCTCATCGATATCGCTGTATAGAGCTTTTTCAACCTCCTCCGGCGTCAGGTTAAGTTTGCTCCCGACCCGGTTAATGACCTGCTCTCTCTCCTCTAAGCTCACTACGCCTACTCTGCTAGCCTCCTCGAAGATTGCCATTCTGACCTCGCTCGGGTTAGCTGGGCTTTCAACCTCGAACACGCATCTTCTTTCTAGAATCTTGGATAGTCCTCGGATTAGCCTGTAGTCAAAGCCTTCCTCCTCATACTGTTTGAGCACCTCTATGAGGTGCTTCTTCTTTCCCCCAATGTTCTTGTTGAAGACCTCGATTACTCTTTCAGATAGGTTGATGACGCTTGGATCAAGTGGGGCGTAGACTGGGTACACTTTACCTCTGGATGTTCTTGCTTTCAGAAGGTTCGATGGGAGCATCCTTAATGATCACTGTTTACTTGTTCACTTGCCCGCTCTGTGTCTTTGTTGCTTCCACTGGGCTTCTCTTTCTTCTCATGCTTGTTCTAGTTTCGGTTGTCTCTTTTGAGACGAGTTCGATTAGCTTAGCTCGCTTCCCTTCGCTTTTTCTCAGTAGTCTTCCAAGTCGCTGTATGAACTCTCTGGAGCTTCCTGTTCCGCTCACTATGACTCCGAGAGAAGCCTCGGGCACATCTATGCCTTCGTCAAGTACCTTCGAGGTGACTACTGCTCTGAACCGCCCGTTTTTGAAGCGCTCCAATATTTCATGCCTCTCATCTTTAGGGGTGGTATAGGTGATGTATGGTAGAAGGAATCTCTTCGAGATGCGGTATACGAGATGATTGTGCTGGGTGAATATCAGCACTCTATCCTTCTGGTTAGACCTCAATATTTCTTCTAGAGCCGTTATCTTGGCCTCGGAGTTGAAGGCTATGTTAAGCGCCCTGTTCCTAGCTAGAAGCGCCTGCCTGGCATCTCTGTCTCTCGCCGTCCTCATGATGAATCTCTGAAAAGCAACTGGGCTGTTGAGCCAGACATTGTGGCTGTCAAGGTAGTCTGTAAACACTTTGTATTGTCTTTCATACTCAGCCTTCTCATCGTCGGTGAGATCCACAGTTATCCGGTGAAGACTATACTCGGAGAGGTATTTGCCGGCTAAATCCTCTGGACTAAGCCTGTATACGACCCCTCCGGCTAACCTAGGAATCTCTGTGTGAAGCGCGTCTTCCCTCTCCAAGGTGGCTGTGAGCCCAAGCCTGTAAGGTGCGGTGA from Nitrososphaerota archaeon includes the following:
- a CDS encoding DUF790 family protein encodes the protein MLPSNLLKARTSRGKVYPVYAPLDPSVINLSERVIEVFNKNIGGKKKHLIEVLKQYEEEGFDYRLIRGLSKILERRCVFEVESPANPSEVRMAIFEEASRVGVVSLEEREQVINRVGSKLNLTPEEVEKALYSDIDEELILRRFDPLPAETLIRYYNLAITQTLLFKCLRMEFTASDNWKRIFRSIKHLGLMYSVEEEKGGGDHSYRISVDGPMSLFKMTDRYGTLLAKLLPEIVASESWRIKAEILGRDRNRIYLFELRSDDVKNIVSDVEREEAPPARLYDSTVEERFAKKFEALNSGWTIKREPEPLPAGGHVLIPDFGFEKHGVKVYLEVVGFWTQEYLERKISKLNSLVNVDMLAAVDENLACSKLRRMKGPVIYYAKDVPVKPILDHLHMREEEISEGESELLKSRGDLKLKGDIVSLEEIAKEQAVTVDAARQFAENFKPEGYRRVGDYFISEAKFKELADKISKLGEATFTETAGIIEAEGLDNPQQILDALGYTVEWFGLTPDMSRIRRK
- a CDS encoding ABC transporter permease subunit: MFIALLLAYAFAIPYGISAARSRRGERFLTPVLDILQSVPILGFFPAAIFFFITFFHETWIGVEIAAIFLIFTSQAWNLAFATYESVSAIPIELEEASGALRLKGLAKLRKLYLPACVPKLVYNGMMSWAGGWYFLVAAEIIVLGSKQYKLPGIGRYLAEATYAGNYTETVLGLAMLVLAVLLTDIVLWRPLRAYAERFRYEAVSSERASRHILFHTSGFAWLKGRLSIPSAPRAAKQLMPTARLEPIVKEVREVVKPLGAVERYARLIVVLLVLVAISGLLIVMAPTLMGFPSSLSMLAKEWESPAFLAEVNMLPAALGWSLLRLLLAYFLSVAWTLPLAVKLAGGGRGFGASMFALQVFAALPATALFPIIILATMNLPGGLQLTSIILTMTGMQWYLLFNLIGGARSVPSDLIEASQTYRLKSWGRWRQLLLPAMLPSFVTGSITAWGGGWNALVVSEYVSFAGESKSVLGIGALLDKAAYEQGSISLLMIAIIVMSITIVVLNRLFWRRLYRVVLSRYRIDY
- a CDS encoding ABC transporter ATP-binding protein, with protein sequence MALVIELRNVTKAFGSGTARPNAVLEHINLSVEGHEFVSIVGPSGCGKSTLLRIMMGLTTPTDGEVYYRGKPVKGVVEGMAMVFQTFALFPWLTVLQNIEIGLQGKISDDMKRKRSLKLVEIMGLEGFEEAYPRELSGGMRQRVGLARALVSDPEVLLMDEPFSSLDPLTATHLREEVLDLWINPEVAPGSVVMVTHNVEEAVYMADRIVVLTHRPGTIIKEVHVELPRPRNPRSPELYKIVDEITGMIT
- a CDS encoding DEAD/DEAH box helicase family protein, with the translated sequence MEPAYLSFVKGSILIKGEVRVPYAVWDERVKAFRAQALYYKEIIEYLERSRLPFKDYVQDSPPCPDLVCSVRLRGYQQRALDAWSEAGKRGVVVLPTGAGKTIVALKAIELVNQPVIIVVPTLDLVEQWRSRLEKEFGIEVGVYGGGENNLRAVTVSTYDSAYLRAGEIGNKFSLLVFDEIHHLPAEGYRQIAEMFTAPYRLGLTATLEREDALHTEIPRLAGGVVYRLSPEDLAGKYLSEYSLHRITVDLTDDEKAEYERQYKVFTDYLDSHNVWLNSPVAFQRFIMRTARDRDARQALLARNRALNIAFNSEAKITALEEILRSNQKDRVLIFTQHNHLVYRISKRFLLPYITYTTPKDERHEILERFKNGRFRAVVTSKVLDEGIDVPEASLGVIVSGTGSSREFIQRLGRLLRKSEGKRAKLIELVSKETTETRTSMRRKRSPVEATKTQSGQVNK
- a CDS encoding AAA-associated domain-containing protein yields the protein MSQMIGLLEVLEDFNGRVDAAKVADDLLLELDDLLPAVDAADLLGFLKVDLGDLILTDEGKRFLSRGSSGRKRMLNRILSKTPVFKSVIVFIKHHEDAETTKDDVIDFLRREMPDLEAESTFRWLVEWGRYALLLRYDSNNGKIKVVQPPAATQPPTPQESKLE